In one Massilia endophytica genomic region, the following are encoded:
- a CDS encoding RecQ family ATP-dependent DNA helicase — protein sequence MVTRKLNVREQRGVQRSGAARASRIRSLLRNVFGVDKLRAGQQRVIDSVLEGRDTLAIMPTGSGKSLCYQIPASILPGTTVVVSPLISLMKDQLESLEEIGIGAAQLNSSLSREEEMEALESVRSSQSRIVFCTPERLASADFLEVLKETDISLLVVDEAHCISQWGHDFRPAYLEIGAAIRALGGPPVLALTATATDDVVQDIAQQLGVPRMNVINTGIYRPNLHYRVVQVTNPQEKIDQAMRLVRESPGVGIVYTATVKAAEELHALLEEAGESAAIYHGKLRASERKENQDLFMNGERRVMVATNAFGMGIDKSDTRFVIHLQVPANLEAYYQESGRAGRDGSDAECTLLYFQDDKRVQQFFLVKHYPGAEELRAVYEAAAQLAPFSYAALKGALDELPDSKLKVCLKLLKDGKLLRQNRKLEYLPTAREPRARDFEQRAAIYEQKQERDKEALEQMVAYAQSGYCRWKLLLDYFGDDSAGIEHCGGCDNCLSPPAEAVEDVVLPAAVPPEPEPELPGFTVGSQVRVPKFDIGTVLSVAGGQVTIEFPEHVTRTFMAEFVQPA from the coding sequence ATGGTCACCAGAAAACTGAATGTGCGCGAACAGCGTGGCGTGCAACGCAGCGGCGCTGCGCGCGCGAGCCGCATCCGCAGCCTGCTGCGCAATGTCTTCGGCGTGGACAAGCTGCGCGCCGGGCAGCAGCGCGTGATCGACAGCGTGCTGGAAGGCCGGGACACCCTGGCCATCATGCCCACGGGCAGCGGCAAGTCGCTGTGCTACCAGATTCCCGCTTCCATCCTGCCCGGCACCACCGTCGTGGTCTCGCCCCTGATATCGCTCATGAAAGACCAGTTGGAAAGCCTGGAGGAAATCGGCATCGGCGCGGCGCAGCTGAACAGCAGCCTGTCGCGCGAAGAGGAGATGGAAGCGCTGGAGAGCGTACGCAGCAGCCAGAGCCGCATCGTCTTCTGCACGCCTGAGCGCCTTGCCTCGGCGGACTTCCTGGAAGTGCTGAAGGAAACCGACATCTCGCTGCTCGTGGTGGACGAGGCCCATTGCATCTCGCAATGGGGGCATGACTTCCGGCCCGCTTACCTGGAGATCGGCGCCGCCATCCGCGCGCTCGGCGGCCCGCCGGTGCTGGCGCTGACGGCCACCGCCACCGACGACGTGGTGCAGGACATCGCGCAGCAGCTTGGCGTGCCGCGCATGAACGTCATCAACACCGGCATCTACCGTCCCAATCTGCACTACCGCGTGGTGCAGGTGACCAATCCCCAGGAGAAGATCGACCAGGCGATGCGGCTGGTGCGCGAGTCTCCCGGCGTGGGCATCGTCTACACGGCCACCGTGAAGGCGGCCGAGGAGCTTCATGCCCTGCTGGAGGAGGCTGGCGAGAGCGCCGCCATCTATCACGGCAAACTGCGGGCGAGTGAGCGCAAGGAAAACCAGGACTTGTTCATGAACGGCGAGCGGCGCGTGATGGTGGCCACCAACGCCTTCGGCATGGGCATCGACAAGAGCGATACCCGCTTCGTCATCCACCTCCAGGTGCCCGCTAATCTGGAAGCCTACTATCAGGAGTCCGGCCGCGCGGGCCGCGACGGCAGCGATGCGGAGTGCACGCTGCTCTACTTCCAGGACGACAAGCGCGTGCAGCAGTTCTTCCTCGTGAAGCACTATCCCGGCGCGGAGGAGCTGCGCGCGGTGTACGAGGCCGCCGCACAGCTGGCGCCCTTCAGCTACGCCGCCCTGAAGGGTGCCCTGGACGAGCTGCCGGACAGCAAACTGAAGGTTTGCCTCAAGCTCCTCAAGGACGGCAAGCTGCTGCGCCAGAACCGCAAGCTGGAATACCTGCCGACAGCGCGCGAGCCGCGCGCCCGCGACTTCGAGCAGCGGGCCGCCATCTACGAACAGAAGCAGGAGCGCGACAAGGAGGCGCTGGAGCAGATGGTGGCGTACGCCCAGAGCGGCTACTGCCGCTGGAAGCTCCTGCTCGACTATTTCGGCGACGATTCCGCCGGGATCGAGCATTGCGGCGGCTGCGACAACTGCCTGTCGCCCCCTGCCGAGGCGGTGGAGGATGTCGTACTGCCCGCCGCCGTACCGCCGGAACCCGAGCCCGAACTGCCCGGATTCACCGTCGGCAGCCAGGTGCGCGTGCCCAAGTTCGACATCGGCACCGTGCTCTCGGTGGCGGGCGGCCAGGTCACCATCGAATTTCCCGAACACGTGACACGCACCTTCATGGCCGAATTCGTGCAGCCTGCCTGA
- a CDS encoding hybrid sensor histidine kinase/response regulator, translated as MNLSGRAHLKASDCYQPQGGGAVGELVRSFDWPSTPLGSMDGWTPALRTTVDIVLNSPIAMVLMWGPEHVMIYNDGYAEIAGKRHPAALGGKVPEIWPEIWDWNRAILESGFRGELRQELEAGMVVERNGVPEEVWFDLFYTPVHDSCGEVGGVLCSVVEVTERVRRARSLDRQHLQLEEESKLLRQLFAQAPSFMAVLRGPQHIFELANEPYARLTGGRELIGKPVALALPELREQGFVELLDRVYASGEPFVGRQMKVELRAPDCGIQARYLDFVYQPLRADNGAVTGVFLEGSDVTDRIITEERLRMAQQAGGIGSFEWFPATGKVLASSTYRRIWGLPDDVDITADLLVSLVDERDRDRVGPLRIREGGNPLEYAEYRIRRPDNGELRWLARQGEVTEGPTPDRRRYVGVVFDITERKQIEQELRTSQDRLAAIFGQASVGLSELNLQGRFQRVNGALCQMLGRTQQELLGLHMDDLIHPDDKAENTAYVEQLKRSGQPFTLEKRYQKPDGSWVWISSSMSRLDDEMGQPLALIAVKTDITERRRIEVALRDLNDTLEQRVAREIAQRDKAEEALRQSQKMEAVGQLTGGVAHDFNNVLQIISGNLHLLHHHLGGDEMAKRRLEMAVAAVERGAKLSSQLLAFARRQPLQPVVSDLGRLVRNMDELLRRAMGEAVELVTVTGSGLWNTMVDPGQIENVILNLAINARDAMKGEGRLTIELGNAVLDEYYVNNLIDVPSGQYVMLSVTDTGCGMPSEVLQRAFEPFFTTKPEGEGTGLGLSMAYGFVKQSRGHIKIYSEVGQGTSVKIYLPRSMQAEAEESEQEDGPIRGGDETILVVEDDAGVRQVVLDMVRALGYSVLEAENGEKALRILEGGAHVDLLFTDVVMPGPLRSPELARLAKELVPDLAVLFTSGYPQNSIVHGGQLDAGLELLSKPYRRDELARKLRHVLNNREHAIKARQRRHGAASDLLPPMPSIEQNASLRVLVVEDNLDSQQMVCELVGMLGHTVSGVSDGETAWELMQNQDFDILFTDVSLPGMSGIELARRAQRRKSIRVIFSTGYGMDKVEGLEFRASLLRKPYDLLELKAALDQARS; from the coding sequence ATGAACTTGAGCGGCCGTGCGCACCTGAAGGCAAGCGATTGCTACCAGCCGCAGGGAGGCGGCGCCGTGGGCGAACTGGTACGGTCCTTCGACTGGCCCTCCACGCCCCTGGGCAGCATGGATGGCTGGACGCCCGCGCTGCGCACCACGGTCGATATCGTGCTCAATTCACCCATCGCCATGGTCCTCATGTGGGGCCCCGAGCACGTGATGATCTACAACGACGGCTATGCCGAAATCGCAGGCAAGCGCCACCCCGCCGCGCTTGGCGGCAAGGTGCCCGAGATCTGGCCCGAAATCTGGGACTGGAACCGCGCTATCCTTGAGAGCGGCTTCCGTGGGGAGCTGCGCCAGGAACTGGAAGCGGGCATGGTCGTGGAACGCAACGGCGTCCCCGAGGAAGTCTGGTTCGATCTCTTCTACACTCCCGTACACGACAGCTGCGGCGAGGTGGGCGGGGTGCTGTGCTCCGTGGTGGAAGTGACGGAGCGCGTGCGCCGCGCCCGTTCGCTGGACCGCCAGCATTTGCAGCTGGAAGAGGAAAGCAAGCTGCTGCGCCAGCTGTTCGCCCAGGCGCCCAGCTTCATGGCCGTGCTGCGCGGACCCCAGCATATCTTCGAGCTGGCCAATGAGCCTTATGCGCGTCTTACCGGTGGGCGGGAGCTGATCGGCAAGCCGGTGGCGCTCGCGCTGCCCGAGCTGCGCGAGCAGGGCTTCGTCGAGCTGCTGGACCGCGTCTACGCCAGCGGTGAACCCTTTGTGGGCAGGCAGATGAAGGTGGAACTGCGCGCGCCGGATTGCGGCATCCAGGCGCGCTACCTGGATTTCGTCTACCAGCCTTTGCGGGCCGACAATGGCGCCGTGACAGGCGTTTTCCTGGAAGGCTCGGACGTTACGGACCGCATCATCACCGAGGAAAGGCTGCGCATGGCCCAGCAGGCGGGCGGCATCGGCAGCTTCGAATGGTTCCCCGCCACCGGCAAGGTGCTGGCATCGAGCACCTACCGCCGCATCTGGGGGCTGCCGGACGATGTGGATATCACCGCCGACCTGCTGGTATCACTGGTTGACGAACGTGACCGCGACCGCGTCGGTCCGCTGCGCATACGCGAAGGCGGCAATCCGCTCGAGTATGCGGAGTACCGCATCCGCCGGCCGGACAATGGGGAGCTGCGCTGGCTGGCGCGCCAGGGCGAAGTGACCGAAGGTCCCACGCCGGACCGGCGCCGCTACGTGGGGGTGGTGTTCGATATCACGGAACGCAAGCAGATCGAGCAGGAGCTGCGCACCAGCCAGGACCGCCTTGCCGCCATCTTTGGCCAGGCCTCCGTCGGCCTCTCCGAACTGAACCTCCAGGGCCGCTTCCAGCGCGTGAACGGCGCCCTGTGCCAGATGCTGGGGCGCACCCAGCAGGAGCTGCTCGGCCTGCACATGGACGACCTGATCCACCCGGATGACAAGGCCGAGAACACGGCGTACGTGGAGCAGCTGAAACGCAGCGGCCAGCCCTTCACGCTGGAGAAGCGCTACCAGAAGCCGGACGGTTCCTGGGTCTGGATCTCCAGCAGCATGAGCCGCCTGGACGACGAAATGGGCCAGCCGCTGGCGCTCATTGCGGTGAAGACCGACATCACGGAAAGGCGGCGCATCGAAGTGGCGCTGCGGGACCTGAACGACACCCTGGAACAGCGCGTGGCGCGCGAGATCGCCCAGCGCGACAAGGCCGAGGAGGCGCTGCGCCAGTCGCAGAAAATGGAGGCGGTGGGCCAGCTTACCGGCGGCGTGGCGCACGACTTCAACAACGTCCTGCAGATCATCTCCGGCAACCTGCACCTTTTGCATCACCACCTCGGCGGCGACGAAATGGCGAAGCGCCGCCTGGAGATGGCGGTGGCCGCCGTGGAGCGCGGCGCGAAGCTGTCCTCGCAGCTGCTGGCATTCGCGCGGCGCCAACCCTTGCAGCCTGTGGTGTCCGACCTGGGTCGCCTGGTGCGCAACATGGACGAACTGCTGCGCCGCGCGATGGGCGAGGCGGTGGAGCTGGTGACGGTGACCGGCAGCGGCTTGTGGAACACCATGGTGGACCCGGGCCAGATCGAGAACGTCATCCTGAACCTCGCCATCAACGCGCGCGACGCCATGAAAGGCGAAGGCCGCCTGACCATCGAGCTTGGCAACGCGGTGCTGGACGAGTACTACGTCAACAACCTGATCGACGTGCCCTCTGGCCAGTACGTGATGCTGTCGGTGACCGATACCGGCTGCGGCATGCCGTCCGAGGTGCTGCAGCGCGCCTTCGAGCCCTTCTTCACCACCAAGCCGGAAGGCGAGGGAACTGGCCTCGGCCTTTCCATGGCCTATGGCTTCGTCAAGCAAAGCCGCGGCCATATCAAGATCTACAGCGAAGTGGGGCAGGGCACGAGCGTGAAGATCTACCTGCCGCGCTCCATGCAGGCCGAGGCCGAGGAGTCAGAGCAGGAAGACGGCCCGATTCGCGGCGGCGACGAAACCATTCTGGTGGTGGAGGACGACGCAGGCGTGCGCCAGGTGGTGCTGGACATGGTGCGCGCCCTCGGCTACAGCGTATTGGAAGCGGAGAACGGCGAAAAGGCCCTGCGCATCCTGGAAGGCGGCGCCCACGTGGACCTGCTGTTCACGGACGTGGTCATGCCCGGCCCCTTGCGCAGCCCCGAGCTGGCGCGCCTGGCCAAGGAACTGGTGCCCGACCTGGCCGTGCTGTTCACCTCGGGCTATCCGCAGAACTCCATCGTGCATGGCGGCCAGCTGGATGCGGGCCTTGAACTGCTGAGCAAGCCGTACCGGCGCGACGAACTGGCGCGCAAGCTGCGCCATGTGCTGAACAACCGCGAACATGCCATCAAGGCGCGGCAGCGCCGCCATGGCGCCGCCAGCGACCTGCTGCCGCCCATGCCCTCCATCGAGCAGAACGCCTCGCTGCGCGTGCTGGTGGTGGAGGACAACCTGGATTCGCAGCAGATGGTGTGCGAGCTGGTGGGCATGCTGGGCCACACCGTCAGCGGCGTGTCCGACGGCGAAACGGCCTGGGAGCTGATGCAGAACCAGGACTTCGACATCCTGTTCACGGACGTGAGCCTGCCCGGCATGTCCGGCATCGAACTGGCGCGCAGGGCGCAGCGGCGCAAGTCCATACGCGTCATCTTCTCCACCGGCTACGGCATGGATAAAGTGGAAGGCCTGGAGTTCCGCGCCAGCCTGCTGCGCAAGCCCTACGATCTGCTGGAGCTGAAGGCGGCGCTCGACCAGGCCCGCTCCTGA
- a CDS encoding hybrid sensor histidine kinase/response regulator has product MTSPINILVVDDIQQNLVAVEALLARPGVALLKASSGAEALELLLVHEVALALIDVQMPNMDGFELAELIRGSERTRSIPLIFLTAAPREASYSFRGYEAGAVDFLYKPIDAKALASKVNVFVELFQQKKQMAQQLEELKRALRLNELFTAVLGHDLRTPLSVVMNGAMLLPMMTDHPKVGVTAQRIQSSARRMAQMVDQLLDLARVRSGELQLRCAGQDLEQMCRTVAEEFQAGDKSQRVVVEVEGDTQAHVDGGLLSQVISSLIANALQHGDPGHAVLLRIDGRVPENVVLTVSNRGIIPHARQAALFDPFQHGSEAHKPGQGIGLGLYTACAFVKAHGGRIDAAADEALGTTVFTVQLPRRAAEAWAA; this is encoded by the coding sequence GTGACTTCCCCAATCAATATCCTTGTTGTCGATGATATTCAGCAGAATCTCGTTGCTGTCGAAGCGCTGCTGGCCCGGCCAGGCGTCGCCCTGCTGAAGGCATCCTCCGGAGCGGAGGCGCTCGAACTGCTGCTCGTGCACGAAGTGGCCTTGGCCCTGATCGACGTGCAGATGCCGAACATGGACGGCTTCGAGCTGGCCGAACTGATACGCGGCAGCGAACGCACGCGCAGTATTCCCCTGATCTTCCTGACCGCCGCGCCGCGCGAGGCAAGCTACAGCTTCCGCGGCTACGAGGCGGGCGCAGTCGATTTCCTCTACAAGCCGATCGATGCGAAGGCCCTGGCCAGCAAGGTCAATGTGTTTGTCGAACTGTTCCAGCAGAAGAAGCAGATGGCGCAGCAGCTCGAGGAACTGAAGCGCGCGCTGCGCCTGAACGAGCTGTTTACGGCGGTTCTCGGCCACGACCTGCGCACGCCGCTGTCGGTGGTGATGAACGGCGCCATGCTGCTGCCGATGATGACGGACCACCCCAAGGTCGGCGTCACGGCCCAGCGCATCCAGAGCAGCGCGCGCCGCATGGCGCAGATGGTGGACCAGCTGCTGGACCTGGCGCGCGTGCGCAGCGGCGAGCTGCAGCTGCGCTGCGCGGGCCAGGATCTGGAGCAGATGTGCCGCACCGTGGCGGAGGAATTCCAGGCGGGCGACAAGTCCCAGCGCGTCGTCGTGGAGGTGGAGGGCGATACGCAGGCCCATGTCGACGGCGGCCTGCTGTCGCAAGTGATCTCCAGCCTGATCGCCAACGCCCTGCAGCACGGGGATCCCGGGCATGCGGTACTCCTGCGCATCGATGGCCGGGTGCCGGAGAACGTGGTGCTCACGGTCAGCAATCGCGGCATCATCCCTCATGCGCGCCAGGCTGCCCTGTTCGACCCCTTCCAGCATGGCAGCGAAGCGCACAAGCCGGGGCAGGGCATCGGCCTGGGGCTTTATACGGCCTGCGCCTTCGTGAAGGCCCATGGCGGCCGGATCGATGCGGCCGCCGATGAAGCGCTCGGCACCACCGTCTTTACCGTGCAGCTGCCGCGGCGCGCGGCGGAAGCCTGGGCGGCATGA
- a CDS encoding GAF domain-containing protein: MTFTISDTAYSTDSAEAKEAMYVDLRSQLQGLVHGETDWIANTANFSSLVFNSMPDLNWAGFYFLKTEDELVLGPFQGKPACIRIKKGRGVCGTTVEKGEAIVVPDVHAFPGHIACDVNSRSELVVPVFSKGAIVGVFDLDSPLPNRFDEVDAQGIQSLVQILEATLA, translated from the coding sequence ATGACTTTCACCATCAGCGACACCGCCTACTCCACCGACAGCGCCGAAGCCAAGGAGGCCATGTACGTCGACCTGCGCTCGCAGCTGCAAGGCCTGGTGCACGGCGAAACGGACTGGATCGCCAATACCGCCAACTTCAGCTCCCTCGTCTTCAACAGCATGCCGGACCTGAACTGGGCGGGCTTCTACTTCCTCAAGACGGAAGACGAACTGGTGCTCGGCCCCTTCCAGGGCAAGCCCGCCTGCATCCGCATCAAGAAGGGCCGGGGCGTGTGCGGCACGACGGTGGAAAAAGGCGAGGCCATCGTTGTGCCGGACGTGCATGCCTTCCCCGGCCACATTGCCTGCGACGTGAACTCGCGCTCCGAGCTGGTAGTGCCGGTGTTCTCGAAAGGCGCCATCGTCGGCGTATTCGACCTGGACAGCCCCCTGCCCAACCGCTTCGACGAGGTCGATGCGCAAGGCATCCAGTCCCTGGTCCAGATCCTCGAAGCCACCCTCGCCTGA
- a CDS encoding DUF29 domain-containing protein, whose protein sequence is MKLAGASEAVPLYEDDFALWAESQAAFLRDRRFELLDIPNLFDEIASMAGHQRHELRSRLVVLLAHLLKAAYQPERMGKSWRATIRLQRREIGSVLMDSPSLRRELPAMLAYAYPHAVAEAVDETGLPKQTFPADCPYTLEEVLG, encoded by the coding sequence ATGAAGCTCGCTGGCGCGTCCGAAGCAGTGCCCCTGTACGAGGACGATTTCGCCCTCTGGGCGGAGTCGCAGGCGGCTTTCCTGCGCGACCGGCGTTTCGAGCTGCTGGACATCCCCAACCTTTTCGACGAGATCGCGAGCATGGCAGGCCATCAGCGGCACGAGCTTCGCAGCAGGCTGGTGGTCCTGCTTGCGCATCTCCTGAAAGCTGCCTATCAGCCCGAACGAATGGGCAAAAGCTGGCGCGCGACCATCCGGCTTCAGCGCAGGGAAATCGGCTCCGTGCTCATGGACAGCCCAAGCCTGCGGCGCGAACTTCCTGCCATGCTCGCATACGCTTACCCGCACGCAGTGGCCGAAGCGGTGGACGAGACCGGCCTCCCGAAGCAAACCTTTCCTGCAGACTGCCCCTACACATTGGAAGAAGTGCTGGGTTAG
- a CDS encoding HDOD domain-containing protein: MEKLKDLAAIVAEAQRGELVFPTSVNAALALQLVLADPDCHDEEVIRKVLAEPILAARAVALANSAVFRSNGAALVTSVRAAVMRLGYRNLYTLAAAMVVRQFGAKIQDRELRAQAEQLWRYTAHVSALAYVIAARVTRVDADTALFAGIMHEVGGFYLLGRADAMPGLLEDPEDWMGAAQEIIARELMKKLKVPEPVANAVVALRGAVVGIPPEGLRDTLLLARHLSPVPCPLPRNEDSYPTHSAALARYLDEHSEILACLDDAAEDAKSMSSALLV, from the coding sequence ATGGAAAAACTAAAGGATTTGGCGGCCATCGTGGCCGAGGCGCAGCGGGGGGAACTGGTGTTTCCCACCAGCGTCAATGCGGCCTTGGCGCTGCAGCTGGTCCTTGCCGACCCGGACTGCCACGACGAGGAGGTGATCCGCAAGGTGCTCGCCGAGCCCATTCTCGCGGCGCGTGCCGTGGCGCTGGCCAATTCGGCGGTGTTCCGCTCGAATGGGGCAGCGCTCGTGACGAGCGTGCGGGCCGCCGTGATGCGCCTCGGCTACCGCAATCTCTATACCCTGGCCGCCGCCATGGTGGTGCGCCAGTTCGGCGCCAAGATCCAGGACCGCGAACTGCGGGCGCAGGCGGAGCAGCTGTGGCGCTACACGGCCCATGTCTCGGCGCTGGCCTACGTGATCGCCGCCCGCGTCACCCGCGTGGATGCGGATACCGCGCTCTTCGCAGGCATCATGCACGAGGTGGGCGGCTTCTACCTGCTGGGGCGGGCCGACGCCATGCCGGGCCTGCTGGAGGACCCCGAAGACTGGATGGGGGCGGCGCAGGAAATCATCGCCCGCGAGCTGATGAAGAAACTCAAGGTGCCGGAGCCGGTGGCCAATGCCGTCGTGGCCCTGCGCGGGGCGGTGGTGGGCATTCCGCCAGAAGGCCTGCGCGATACCCTGCTGCTGGCGCGCCATCTGAGCCCCGTACCTTGCCCGTTGCCGCGCAACGAGGACAGCTATCCCACGCACAGCGCCGCGCTGGCGCGCTATCTGGACGAACACAGCGAGATCCTCGCCTGCCTGGACGATGCGGCGGAAGATGCCAAGTCGATGAGCAGCGCGCTGCTGGTCTAA
- a CDS encoding M23 family metallopeptidase: MRTILSKWSRVAGLAVMLVAAWSAQGAERDCKERRQSEIRHSLDMAVRTAPVAVPNADGASLRYELGLTNFSWEPLTLTRLEVLDARTQAVIHQAAGEKLAASIGPYLGAPRTSPELIKPGQTVIVYLDIALPGAAPAAVRHRVHLSADVGGQQQPYWIEAASTQVDASPLPVLGPPLKGGPWVAVYDPQMERGHRRTVFTLNGTQRIPGRYAIDWMLAAPASGRPPKLGGGAEVLAVADAKVAAVHDGVPEPAPGTDPRRTPFSGAPGNFIVLDLGNGKFATYEHLSPGLLVKPGDPVRRGQLIARIGTTGHAVHPHLHFHLGDSADPLLADGLPFLVDGMKTAGVYDTLGMAVSGGAWREVPAAPVRATFPAANSVVHFPADD; the protein is encoded by the coding sequence ATGAGAACGATACTGTCCAAGTGGAGCCGGGTTGCGGGCCTGGCTGTGATGCTGGTGGCGGCCTGGTCCGCCCAGGGAGCGGAGCGGGATTGCAAGGAACGCCGCCAGTCGGAGATCCGGCATAGCCTGGACATGGCGGTCCGCACCGCGCCCGTGGCTGTGCCGAACGCGGACGGCGCTTCGCTGCGCTACGAACTGGGCCTGACCAATTTCTCGTGGGAGCCTCTGACGCTTACGCGGCTGGAAGTGCTGGATGCCCGGACGCAGGCAGTCATCCACCAGGCGGCAGGGGAGAAGCTGGCCGCATCCATCGGCCCCTACCTTGGCGCCCCCCGCACTTCGCCCGAGCTGATCAAGCCGGGCCAGACCGTCATCGTCTACCTCGATATCGCGTTGCCGGGCGCTGCGCCCGCCGCCGTGCGGCACCGGGTCCACCTCAGCGCCGATGTGGGCGGGCAGCAGCAGCCATACTGGATCGAGGCCGCGTCCACGCAGGTGGATGCGAGCCCCCTGCCGGTACTCGGGCCTCCCCTGAAAGGCGGGCCATGGGTTGCCGTTTATGACCCGCAGATGGAGCGCGGCCACCGCCGCACGGTATTCACCCTGAACGGAACCCAGCGCATTCCGGGGCGCTACGCCATCGACTGGATGCTCGCCGCTCCTGCCTCGGGCAGGCCGCCCAAGCTGGGCGGAGGGGCCGAGGTGCTCGCGGTGGCGGACGCGAAGGTGGCAGCGGTCCATGACGGCGTTCCCGAGCCCGCGCCCGGCACCGATCCGCGCCGCACACCGTTTTCCGGCGCTCCGGGGAACTTCATTGTCCTCGACCTCGGCAACGGCAAATTTGCGACCTACGAGCACCTGAGCCCGGGGCTTCTGGTGAAGCCGGGCGACCCGGTGCGCCGTGGACAGCTTATCGCCCGGATCGGCACGACCGGCCACGCGGTCCATCCCCACCTGCATTTCCACCTGGGAGATTCCGCCGATCCCTTGCTGGCCGATGGCCTGCCTTTCCTTGTCGACGGCATGAAGACGGCAGGCGTCTACGATACGCTGGGGATGGCCGTCAGCGGCGGAGCATGGAGGGAAGTGCCCGCCGCGCCGGTCAGGGCAACGTTCCCGGCGGCGAACAGCGTTGTTCATTTCCCGGCAGACGATTAG
- a CDS encoding SOS response-associated peptidase family protein — MCYSAKVWADYRRYVKHFGAHVDIEEFVVLLNRRARGEKIVVPKSFTDAFKYGTPTNEGEKECQELVRAYDAAQIPLLQEKLFEQKRRLADAERTLATKVTKKASEDKRIATKKIQDFTRMLNDLERIEYLEKDDRIFPGNFCPVMLRGDDGELHIRPMRYLCRPAGRPAFFDTKYPGTYNARRDSLDGYWKNVFASTHAIIVATEFFENVKRHRLDGRELSPGEVEENVILKFAPEGGQVMHLACLWSHWTGSGEPDLDSFAIITDEPPPEVAAAGHDRCPIPLKPENVEAWLSAPSPTDSEALLEDKERPYYEHKLAA, encoded by the coding sequence ATGTGCTATTCAGCGAAGGTGTGGGCAGACTACAGGCGCTACGTGAAGCATTTCGGCGCCCACGTAGATATCGAGGAATTTGTCGTGCTCCTCAACCGGCGCGCCCGCGGCGAAAAGATCGTCGTGCCGAAGTCGTTCACCGATGCCTTCAAGTACGGTACCCCGACGAATGAGGGCGAGAAGGAATGTCAGGAACTCGTGCGTGCGTACGACGCCGCGCAGATCCCGCTCCTGCAAGAGAAGTTGTTTGAGCAAAAGCGCCGCTTGGCCGATGCCGAGCGGACGCTGGCGACAAAGGTTACAAAGAAGGCGAGCGAGGATAAGCGCATCGCTACCAAGAAGATTCAGGATTTCACCCGAATGCTGAATGACCTGGAGCGAATAGAATATTTGGAGAAGGACGATCGAATCTTCCCTGGGAATTTCTGCCCTGTGATGCTCCGCGGTGACGACGGCGAGCTCCACATTCGACCGATGCGGTACCTGTGCAGACCGGCTGGCAGGCCCGCGTTCTTCGATACAAAATATCCGGGTACATACAATGCTCGACGTGACAGTCTGGATGGCTATTGGAAGAATGTCTTCGCAAGCACCCACGCCATCATTGTTGCGACTGAGTTCTTCGAGAACGTAAAGCGGCACCGACTCGACGGGCGCGAGCTTTCGCCCGGTGAGGTGGAGGAGAACGTCATCCTCAAGTTCGCACCTGAAGGGGGACAGGTGATGCACCTGGCGTGCCTTTGGTCCCACTGGACCGGATCGGGCGAACCGGACTTGGATTCGTTCGCAATCATCACCGACGAGCCACCACCAGAGGTGGCAGCGGCCGGCCACGACCGCTGCCCTATTCCACTTAAGCCAGAGAACGTAGAGGCTTGGCTAAGTGCGCCCTCGCCGACCGACTCCGAGGCGCTGCTTGAGGACAAGGAGCGACCGTACTACGAGCACAAGCTAGCAGCGTAA
- a CDS encoding DUF3606 domain-containing protein, giving the protein MDDLKNRGAQDRARINVNEPHEVRYWTEQLQVTEEQLRKVVGEVGVSADAVRQKLGR; this is encoded by the coding sequence ATGGACGATCTCAAGAACCGTGGCGCCCAAGATCGTGCGCGCATAAACGTGAATGAACCACATGAGGTCCGCTACTGGACAGAACAGCTGCAGGTCACGGAAGAGCAGCTGCGAAAAGTGGTTGGGGAGGTCGGCGTCAGTGCAGACGCCGTAAGGCAGAAACTCGGCCGCTGA